In Polyangiaceae bacterium, a single genomic region encodes these proteins:
- a CDS encoding DUF4149 domain-containing protein — MNETRFTEEDLLPDPEERLARIRAIVERVAATAGVLAAGLYIGGLLALGACAAPMVFRLTPTPFSGDAMGAAFARFDQIAIGASVVALGSEIARTWAAGPSGRTAAARIRRFCAILMALATTYVGMALTPRINELHRAGVRRDGTPQGQVLEAIHRRAETVGKAGMVFAASFVALGIFTLRVRRPEDDDDDVGEVFAPLPPGPRDD, encoded by the coding sequence GTGAACGAAACGCGTTTTACCGAAGAAGATCTATTGCCCGATCCCGAAGAACGCCTTGCGCGCATTCGAGCGATCGTGGAACGAGTCGCGGCGACGGCGGGCGTGCTCGCGGCAGGCTTGTACATCGGAGGCCTCCTGGCGCTTGGAGCTTGTGCGGCGCCGATGGTGTTTCGTTTGACGCCGACGCCGTTTTCCGGTGACGCGATGGGCGCGGCGTTTGCCCGCTTCGATCAGATTGCGATCGGTGCGTCCGTCGTCGCGTTGGGATCCGAGATTGCGCGGACGTGGGCGGCTGGTCCGTCCGGACGAACCGCGGCGGCGCGCATTCGCAGGTTCTGCGCGATTTTGATGGCGCTTGCGACGACCTACGTCGGCATGGCGCTCACGCCACGCATCAACGAGCTGCATCGAGCGGGGGTTCGTCGTGATGGAACCCCCCAGGGCCAGGTGCTCGAAGCCATTCATCGTCGTGCGGAAACCGTAGGGAAGGCGGGGATGGTTTTCGCGGCTTCCTTCGTGGCACTTGGAATTTTCACGCTGCGTGTGCGGCGCCCCGAAGACGATGACGACGATGTTGGCGAAGTGTTCGCTCCGCTGCCCCCAGGCCCTCGCGACGACTGA
- a CDS encoding HEAT repeat domain-containing protein yields the protein MFQAPALPRTLAASLRDVASKQPAVRESAVRDLVRYADEAREDVVRALERALRDDDAPPVRSAAALGLADIGGNEALPALLVAMEDPDVHVRQMAITALGEIGDSRATERLRRALGDQRSEVRFQAVIAFARVCHDRASVIEALQARMSDTDPLVCHIALRVAEEVGGGAEGAIDPALVDHVKELLDHESALVRVAAAIALGHAGDRLGAKILVGVVRRSIKTADTEDEAAAIELAGVLGLKDAHAGLEKRAFGGIFGRDRHAWHARVALARMGHERATREIIRELESWDRSKRTLAVAAVGRARIRAAEPTLRAMQGDASRADPHAIEDALALLADAEDAPRHDKPSRNTGDFA from the coding sequence GTGTTTCAAGCGCCTGCGCTACCCCGGACCCTGGCTGCGTCCCTTCGCGACGTGGCTTCGAAACAACCGGCCGTGCGCGAAAGTGCCGTGCGCGATCTCGTTCGATATGCGGACGAAGCGCGCGAAGACGTCGTTCGAGCACTCGAACGCGCACTTCGTGACGACGATGCGCCGCCCGTGCGATCCGCAGCCGCGCTCGGCCTTGCCGACATAGGAGGCAACGAAGCGCTCCCGGCATTGCTCGTTGCGATGGAAGATCCTGACGTGCACGTGCGCCAAATGGCCATCACGGCGCTTGGAGAAATTGGTGACAGCCGAGCCACCGAAAGGCTGCGCCGCGCTCTTGGCGATCAACGTTCGGAAGTTCGTTTCCAAGCCGTGATCGCGTTTGCCCGCGTCTGCCACGATCGGGCCAGCGTTATCGAAGCGCTACAGGCTCGCATGAGCGACACCGATCCGCTCGTTTGTCACATCGCACTGCGTGTCGCCGAAGAAGTGGGTGGAGGCGCTGAAGGCGCGATCGATCCAGCGCTCGTCGATCACGTGAAGGAGCTGCTCGACCACGAGTCGGCGCTCGTCCGAGTTGCTGCCGCGATAGCGCTCGGACATGCGGGCGATCGTTTGGGTGCAAAGATTCTCGTCGGCGTCGTGCGACGATCGATCAAGACTGCGGATACCGAAGACGAGGCTGCTGCCATCGAGCTGGCCGGCGTGCTTGGTCTGAAGGATGCGCATGCAGGTCTCGAAAAACGAGCCTTCGGAGGCATCTTCGGTCGCGATCGTCACGCGTGGCATGCGCGCGTTGCGCTTGCACGCATGGGTCACGAGCGCGCGACGCGCGAGATCATCCGCGAGCTCGAATCATGGGATCGTTCCAAACGCACGCTCGCCGTTGCTGCCGTTGGGCGCGCACGCATTCGAGCTGCAGAACCCACGCTTCGCGCCATGCAAGGCGATGCATCACGCGCCGATCCGCATGCCATCGAAGACGCGCTCGCTCTGCTCGCCGACGCAGAGGACGCTCCACGCCATGACAAACCTTCGCGCAACACGGGAGACTTCGCATGA